The Bacillota bacterium genome includes the window CGACCGCGACCACGGTGCAGCGCGGCGTCAGCGCCCGCGCGTACTGGACGCCGAACTGGCCGAGGCCGCCGACGCCGATGATGACCACCGTGCTGCCGGGGTAGAGCCGCGGCAGGAGCTTCTTCACCGCCCGGTAGGGGGTGAGGCCGGCGTCGGTCAGGGGCGCCGCCTCCACCGGGTCGAGGCCGTTCAGCGGCAGGAGGTAGCGGTAGGTGGGCACCAGCAGGTACTCGGCGTAGCCGCCCGGAAGGCCGATTCCCACCCACTTCCGGGTGTCGGTCAGCTGTTCCTGGCCCGACCAGGCGAACCGGTCGGGTTGCTCGCTCCAGCCGCCGTAGACGGCGACCGGTTCGCCCTTGGCGAGGCCGCGGACGCCCTCGCCGGTCGCCTCCACCCAGCCCGCGTTCTCGTGGCCCAGGGTGAAGGGGAGACCGGGGAGGATCGGGATCTCGCCCGCCATGAGGTGGAGGTCGGAGTGGCAGAGGCCGGCGCCGCCGATACGGACGAGCACCTGCTCGCCCCGCGGCTCGGGGACCGGCACCTCGCGGATCTCCAACGGTTTCTTGTACTCGACGAGCTGGGCCGCATGCATGGTTCGCGCCATCGCGCGCACCTCCCGCAGTTTGGGATGGAGCGTCGGGCGCGCGGACGCCCCCGCCCCGTGACTTCCTGCCGCTCCCGACAGCGCTATTCTACCCCCCTGCCAGCGCCTGCACCTGCACGAGCCGCCAGTAGAGGCCGCGCCGTTCCAGGAGCTCGGCGTGGCTGCCCGATTCGCGGATGCGGCCGCCCTGGACGACGAGGATCCGGTTGGCCCGGCGGGCGGTGGAGAGCCGGTGCGCCACCACCAGCGTCGTCCGGCCGGCGCTCAGCCGTTCCAGCGCCTGCTGGATCTGCATCTCGGTCTCGGTGTCCACGTTGGAGGTGGCCTCGTCCAGGATGAGGAGGGGCGGGTCGAAGCAGAGGGCGCGGGCGAAGGCGATCAGCTGGCGCTCCCCCGCCGAGAGGCCGGTCCCGCGCTCGCCCAGCGCGGTCTCGTAACCGTGCGGCAGCCGCTCGATGAAGCGGTCCGCCCCCACCGCCCGGGCCGCCTCCCGGACGCGCTCCAGCGGGACGGACGGGTCGCCGAGCCGGATGTTCTCGGCGACGCTTCCTTCGAAGAGGAAGACGTCCTGCATCACCACGCCCACCTGGCGCCGGAGCTCCGCCACCGGGAAGGAGCGGATGTCCCGTCCGTCCAGGAGGATGCTCCCCCGCTGAATCTCGTAGAGCCGCGTCACCAGGCTCATGATGGAGCTCTTCCCGGCGCCGGTGGGGCCGACGAAGGCGACCATCTCCCCCGGCTCCACGTGGAAGTCGACGTCCCGGAGAACCCAGCGGCCCGGCTCGTAGGCGAACCAGACGCGGTCGAAGTCCAGCGCGCCCCGCACCCTTTCGACGGGCGCGCGCCGGGCCGCTTCCTCCACGCCGGGTTCGGGCAGCCGCGCCTGCGTGTCCAGCAGGCCGAAGATCCGCTCCGCCCCGGCCTGGGCCGACTGGACCAGGTCCAGCTTCTCGGCCAGGTCCATGATCGGCCGGAAGAGCTGCTGCACGTAGTTGAGGAAGGCGTAAACGACGCCGAAGGCGACCGCACCGTGGAGGACGGCCGACGCGCCCGCCACCAGCAGCAGCGCGGTCGCCCAGGAACCGAGCAGGTGGATGGACGGGTAGTAGAGCGAGAAGACGAAGAGCTGGCGCATGTTGGCGTCCAGGTAGTCGCGGTTGACCCGGTCGAAGCTCTGGTGCTGCGCCTCCTCCCGCCGGAAGATCTGGACGGTGCGCATGCCGTCGACGTTCTCGGCCACCGCCGCATTCACCCGCGAGAGGCGGCTGCGCACCGCCCGGTAGGCACGCCGCGCCCGCGACTGGTAGAGCACCGTCACCGCCGCCACCAGCGGCATCAGAGCCAGGGAGACGGCGGCCAGCCGCGCGTCCAGCCGGAACATGACCGCCACGGAGCCGGTCACCAGCGCCAGGTCGTTGAGCGAGGTGACCAGGGCCTCGCTGAAGAACTGGCTGAGGGCCTCCACGTCGTTGGTCAGGCGCGTCACCAGGCGGCCCACGGGCGCGCGGTCGAAGAAGGCCGTCTCCAGCGCCAGCACGTGGGCGAAGAGCCGCTGGCGGAGCTCGGCCAGCAGCGCCTGGGTGCTGCGCGCCAGGATGAGCGTCTGGGCCCAGCCGGCCAGGAACTGGACCAGCACCGCGGCCAGAAGGATCAGCCCGAGGTGGAGGACCGCCTGGACGGCCCCGGCCCGGAGCTGGGGGGCGCTCGCCCAGCCCTGGAGGGTGGCCCGGGCGGCGGGGACGATGATGCTGTCGATGGCGACCTTCAGGATGTAGGGACGGGCCAGGCTGGCGCCCGTGGAGGCGAGGACCAGCAGGGCGGCCAGGGCGAACCCTTTCCAGTACGGCCGCGCCAGCCGGATCAGCCGGGCCAGGACATGCGGGTCGAGCTGCTCCAGGTCGCGCTCCTCCTCCTGTTCCTGCTCGCGCCCGCTCACGGTGCCGCCTCCCTCCGCGTCCTCTCGCCCGTCGAGGTGGGCCAGAGGCCTCCCTCCCGGTCGACCGCTTCGCTGCCCGCCCCCTCCGCCGCCAGCTCCGCCTCGAGCCGCTGCTCCTCCCAGAGGCGGGCGTAGAGCCCGCCCCGGGCGAGGAGCTCCGCGTGGCGGCCCCGCTCCACCACCCGACCCTGGTCCAGGACCAGGATCTCGTCCGCCCCCTGGAGCGAGGCGACCCGGTGCGAGACGAAGACGGTGGTCGTCTCGCGCATCACCGTCCGGAGACCGGCCAGGATGCGCGCCTCGGTCTCGGTGTCGACGGCGGAGAGGCAGTCGTCCAGGATCAGCACCCGCGGCCGCCCCACCAGCGCCCGGGCGATGGCCACCCGCTGGCGCTGGCCTCCGGAG containing:
- a CDS encoding NAD(P)-dependent alcohol dehydrogenase; the encoded protein is MARTMHAAQLVEYKKPLEIREVPVPEPRGEQVLVRIGGAGLCHSDLHLMAGEIPILPGLPFTLGHENAGWVEATGEGVRGLAKGEPVAVYGGWSEQPDRFAWSGQEQLTDTRKWVGIGLPGGYAEYLLVPTYRYLLPLNGLDPVEAAPLTDAGLTPYRAVKKLLPRLYPGSTVVIIGVGGLGQFGVQYARALTPRCTVVAVDVDPRKLEIARELGADHVIQSREEDPVAKVKELTGGEGAQGVVDFVGADSTMAQAWAMAGRQARVVIVGLAGGKLEFSTGLLNEAELTTSNWGSLLELSEVLELARRGVARPRIRRVRFEEMNEAFDDLAHGRIEGRAVLVPA
- a CDS encoding ABC transporter ATP-binding protein; this encodes MSGREQEQEEERDLEQLDPHVLARLIRLARPYWKGFALAALLVLASTGASLARPYILKVAIDSIIVPAARATLQGWASAPQLRAGAVQAVLHLGLILLAAVLVQFLAGWAQTLILARSTQALLAELRQRLFAHVLALETAFFDRAPVGRLVTRLTNDVEALSQFFSEALVTSLNDLALVTGSVAVMFRLDARLAAVSLALMPLVAAVTVLYQSRARRAYRAVRSRLSRVNAAVAENVDGMRTVQIFRREEAQHQSFDRVNRDYLDANMRQLFVFSLYYPSIHLLGSWATALLLVAGASAVLHGAVAFGVVYAFLNYVQQLFRPIMDLAEKLDLVQSAQAGAERIFGLLDTQARLPEPGVEEAARRAPVERVRGALDFDRVWFAYEPGRWVLRDVDFHVEPGEMVAFVGPTGAGKSSIMSLVTRLYEIQRGSILLDGRDIRSFPVAELRRQVGVVMQDVFLFEGSVAENIRLGDPSVPLERVREAARAVGADRFIERLPHGYETALGERGTGLSAGERQLIAFARALCFDPPLLILDEATSNVDTETEMQIQQALERLSAGRTTLVVAHRLSTARRANRILVVQGGRIRESGSHAELLERRGLYWRLVQVQALAGG